In the genome of Stegostoma tigrinum isolate sSteTig4 chromosome 29, sSteTig4.hap1, whole genome shotgun sequence, one region contains:
- the hdhd3 gene encoding haloacid dehalogenase-like hydrolase domain-containing protein 3 → MRPRLLTWDVKDTLLRVRHTVGEQYSSEAKLHGIRVEAEALDRSFLAALRTQDQLFPNYGAGQGVSSQKWWVETVKQTFRFCGVRDERVLTPLAENLYRGFSSAKNWEVFNDVKDTLIHCDRLGIHMAVISNFDRRLEQILTNCNLRQHFQFVLTSEDVGIAKPDPRIFIKALGLAQVQPKQATHIGDNVQKDYLAARAVGMGSYLLCREEEQPAGAEGLVPKAHILHSLQQLSGLLK, encoded by the coding sequence ATGAGGCCTCGGTTGCTGACCTGGGACGTAAAGGACACTCTGCTCCGAGTGCGTCACACAGTCGGCGAGCAATATTCCTCAGAGGCCAAGCTGCACGGCATTCGGGTGGAGGCTGAGGCACTCGACAGATCGTTCCTGGCAGCCCTCCGAACACAGGACCAGTTATTCCCTAACTATGGTGCAGGCCAGGGTGTGAGCTCCCAGAAGTGGTGGGTGGAAACAGTCAAACAGACGTTTCGGTTTTGTGGGGTGCGTGACGAACGGGTGCTGACTCCGCTGGCAGAGAACCTCTATCGTGGGTTCAGCAGCGCTAAGAACTGGGAGGTGTTTAATGACGTGAAGGACACCTTGATTCACTGTGACAGGCTGGGCATTCACATGGCAGTTATTTCCAACTTTGACCGCCGCCTGGAGCAGATTTTAACCAACTGCAACCTGCGGCAGCATTTCCAGTTTGTGCTCACGTCGGAGGATGTTGGAATAGCTAAGCCAGACCCTCGTATCTTTATTAAGGCCCTGGGCCTTGCCCAGGTACAGCCCAAACAGGCCACACATATAGGTGACAATGTGCAGAAGGATTATCTGGCAGCCAGGGCTGTGGGAATGGGGAGTTACCTGCTTTGCAGGGAGGAAGAACAACCTGCTGGGGCAGAAGGGCTAGTGCCCAAAGCTCACATTCTCCACTCTCTGCAGCAGTTGAGTGGCCTTCTGAAATAA